The Synechococcus sp. MVIR-18-1 region CAATTCCGCAAGCGAATCGGGTTGATAGCCCCCGAGGTTGACGAACCACAGCCGCTGCTTCTCGGAAGGAGGCTCCCGCTCAAGGGTGACGCGCCAGCCATCAATGCAATGCACGGCCATGTAGCTGTCGAGATGCAACCCACGACGGCGACCAAACCACTGCCGACGAAGCTCGGGATAGGTGTCCTCGATGCAGCGGCCGACCACAAACCTCACATCGTGAAGCTCAATCAAACTTCGATCCGTGCGCCCACCAAGGACAACCAAAAACAAGGTGGACTGTTCCAAGCGCTAACGGGGAGCGGAGCTAGCCATGCTCACGAAAAAAGCTGATCACACTGACGAGCTCATCAGCGAACCGATCAATCTCAGCATGCGTTGTACAAAAACTAAGGCTCGCGCGAGCTGATCCGGTCACGCCATACAGCCGGTGCAGCGGTTGGCAGCAATGGTGACCACTACGAATACAAACACCGGAGAGATCAAGCATCGCGGCGATGTCATTGGCATGAACACCCTCCACCACAAACGTGGCCAGGGCTCCTCGATCAGGCTGCTGCTCTGGCGTGGGACCAAGAATGCTCAGGCCATCGATCGATTGAAGCCGGCCAAACAGATGGGTGGTGAGCTCCGCCTCCCAGGCCTGAATCGCATCGAGTCCAAGGGTTTGCAAATAAGTAATTGCAGCACCCATGCCGATCGCTTCACCAATAGCTGGTGTGCCCGCTTCAAACTTATGAGGGAGTTCCGCCCAGGTGCTGTGATCCAAGAACACCTCTTGAATCATCTCGCCACCACCAAGGAAGGGTGGCATCCCCATCAAGGTTTGCTCCGATGCCCATAGAAACCCCATTCCGGTGGGGCCACATAGCTTGTGAGAGGAGCCCACAAGGAAATCAGCCCCGAGACTCTGCACGGCAATGGATTTGTGAGCCAGGCTTTGGCAAGCGTCCACCAAAACCTTGGCACCCACCGCATGGGCGAGGGTTGCAATCTCTTCAATCGGGTTGCAGCAGCCAAGAGTGTTGCTGATGTGGACCAAGCTCACCAAGCGCGTTTTCTCCGAGAGCTGATCGCGCAAGTCGGCGAGGTCGAGGGTGCCTTCAGGGGTCACACCCACATGCCTGAGTACGCAACCGGTGCGCTCAGCGAGCAACTGCCAAGGCACCAAGTTGCTGTGGTGCTCCATCACGGTGAGCAGCACCTCATCACCGGCCTTCAGCTGGGCATCACCCCAACTGCGCGCCACCAGATTGATGGCTTCCGTCGCATTGCGGGTGAACACAATCTCCTTTGAACTCGATGCACCGATCAAGCCAGCGGTCGTGGCACGAGCCGCTTCAAACGACTCCGTCGCACGTGCGCTGAGCTGGTGGGCACCTCGATGCACATTGGCGTTGTCGCAGGCGTAGTAATGCTGAATCGCGTCGAGCACCACATGAGGCTTCTGACTGGTGGCCGCATGATCCAAATAGATCAGGGGCTGACCAGAACTTGAAACCTGATCAAGGATCGGGAAGTCGGCACGCACTCGCTCCGCAAGGGTAACGGCAGCGTTACGGGGAAGTGTCGTCATGACGTCATCCCTCCCACCTGCAAGCTGTCGCCCAGCCAGCGCTGCGAGCCCTCGAGAGGCAAACGATCCAGCACTTCCTTGCAGTAACCACGCAGCAGCAGGGCTGCCGCAGAGGACTGCGTAATGCCACGGCTACGCAGATAAAAGAGCTGATCCTCCTGGAGCTGACTCACGGTGGCCCCGTGCGTGCAACGAACGTCATCGGCCACAATTTCCAACTCGGGCTTGGCATCAACGCGGGCGCGTCCCGACAGCAACAAGTTCCTGCTGAGCTGGGAGGCGTTGGTGCGCTGCGCCGGCCTCGGCACTTGAATCGCTCCGTTGAAAATACTGTGAGAGCGATCCGCTGCAATCGTTTTTTGCACTTGATCCAGCGTGCCTTCCGGGCCCTCAAAACGCATCGCGGTATGGACCGCAAACTGCTCATCAGCAGCGGTGACGGAAAGGCCATGAATCGACGTAGAAGCCTGGCCATCCACCTGCACAACACGCGGCTCCAGCCGTCCAAACGACCAGCCCTGCGACACCGAAACTAGGGAGTAGTGACTCCGTGACTCTTGCTCCACAGCCAGGTTGGCGAGCAGAGACTCTTGGCCTTCGCCCAAGGCAAGCAAGCCATGGTTCACCTTGGATTCCTGGCCAAGATGAATCTCGAGAAGATGACTGTGGGCAGCCTGACCCTGAGCACTCACAACCTGGAGAAGCTCAAGCTCTGCTTTTTCCTCAATTAGCAGCAAAACCCTGGTTGGAACCAACATGGCGTTGGCTGCGAGCATGACCAACTCAACCGGTGGAACGTTGCCACGAATGCGTAACGCCAGAATCTGCTGACTCACTCCGTGGTTGAGCTCCACCGGCCAATCCGACGCGCAACGACAACGGGACAAGGTATGGCCGAGAGCTTGCTGCAACTCAGCACCTTCAAGCTGCGAAATCCCTGCCGGCAAGGTCACACCCTGCAAGGGATCCAGGCTGCCATCAATCACAAGTCTCAGAGCCTGCTCAGGAACACGGGGCAAGCTGTCAGCACTTGAGCGATCACTTTTTTGATCTGCAATCGACAGCTGAAACAGCGCCTCAAGGCGCGTGAGATCTGTAAGCCTCCACGACTCCTGCTTCCTGCTGGGAAAGCCCTGCTCTGACAGAGCCAAGCGTCCCCGGCGCTGAACCGGCTCCAGTGTCCCTGCTGGTGCAGGAAGCTGCGTCAACCAACCCTCGGGCATCGCCATCGTTAGGCCACCCCCTCGGCCGCGAGCTGCTGATCCACCCAGTCGTAACCAATTTTTTCCAACTCCAGAGCCAATTCACTACCCCCGGTTCGCAAGATGCGACCAGCCCCCATCACATGCACGTAGTCCGGAGTGATCTCATCCAAAAGCCGCTGATAGTGAGTGATCAGCAACGTGCAGTTGTCGGGACTCGCCAACTCATTCACACCTCCAGCAACGATGCGCAAGGCATCAATGTCAAGCCCAGAGTCGGTTTCATCGAGGATCGCAACCACGGGATCCAGCAGAGCCATCTGAAGAATCTCATTGCGCTTTTTCTCCCCACCAGAGAAACCCTCATTCACGCTGCGCTCAAGAAACGCAGGGTCCATTTGCACCACTTGCAAGCGGTTACGCACGTGATCATCGAAATCAAACGTGTCAAATTCTTCCTTCCCTTGCTTCTCGCGCCGGGCATTTGTGGAGACCCGGAGAAACTCAAGATTGCTGACTCCAGGGATCTCAATCGGGTACTGGAATCCCAAGAACACGCCAAGTCGAGAGCGCTCTTCAGGCTCCAACTCAAGAAGGTCACGACCGAGGTAACGCACAGACCCAGACGTCACGCGGTAGGCGGGATGACCAGCCAAAACCTTGGACAACGTGCTCTTCCCGCTTCCGTTACGCCCCATCACGGCGTGAATCTCACCGGCTTTCACCTGCAGGTTCACCCCATTCAGGATCGGCTTGTCCTCCACGGACGCATGCAGATCATTGATTTCAAGGAGAAGCTCGGCGTCGGGACGAATCACGTCAGAAGAAAACGAAGAAAAAAACGAGTATTAAAAGTTTGGCGCTGGGATTAACCCACCGACCCCTCAAGCTTGAGAGCGAGAAGCTTGTCGGCCTCGGCCGCAAACTCCATGGGGAGTTGGTTGAACACATCCCGACAAAATCCGCTCACCATCATCGAGACGGCTTCTTCGAAGCCGATGCCACGGCTTTGGAGGTAAAACAGTTGGTCTTCCGACATGCGGCAAGTACTGGCCTCATGTTCGATCGCAGCTTGAGGTTGCTGGGAGCGGATATATGGATAAGTGTTTGCTGCAGCCTGATCTCCGATCAGCATCGAATCGCATTGGCTGTAATTTCGAGCACCCTTGGCATTCGGGCCAACTTGAACAAGCCCTCGATAACTATTGCTTGAGTGACCAGCGCTGATCCCTTTGCTCACGATCGTGGAACGGGTGCGTGGACCGACATGCACCATTTTCGTTCCCGTATCAGCTTGCTGGCGATTATTCGTGAGCGCCACTGAGTAAAACTCACCCACGGAATCAGCACCTTGCAACACACAACTTGGATATTTCCAGGTGATCGCTGAACCAGTTTCAACCTGCGTCCAACTGATACGGCTGCGAGCACCTCGGCAGTGGCCACGCTTGGTCACAAAGTTATAGATACCGCCAACACCATTCTCATCACCAGCGTACCAATTTTGGACCGTGGAATACTTAATCGAAGCATCATCCAAAACGACAAGTTCGACAACAGCAGCATGAAGCTGATTTGTATCGAACATCGGCGCCGTACAACCTTCCAAATAACTCACCGATGCTCCTTCTTCAGCAACAATCAGCGTGCGCTCAAACTGTCCGGTATCGCCAGAATTAATTCGAAAATATGTAGAGAGCTCCATTGGACATTCCACACCTTTAGGGATGAATACGAATGATCCATCACTAAAAACGGCAGAATTTAAAGCTGCAAAGTAATTATCATTACTTGGAACAACTGAGCCGAGATACTTCTCAATCAACTCGGGATGCTCAGCAACCGCCTCAGTGAAGGAGCAAAACACCACTCCATGTTCAGCAAGCTTTTCTTTGTAGGTGGTTGCGATCGAAACACTGTCAAAGACAGCATCCACAGCAACATTGCTAAGCCTTTTTTGCTCACTTAGAGGAATCCCCAACTTTTCGAATGTTTCGAGAAGCTTGGGATCAACTTCATCAAGGCTTTGCTTTTTCTCTTGCTGCTTTGGAGCAGCGTAATAAACAATATCCTGGTAATCAATAGCTTTATAACCCAATGCAGCCCAGTCAGGCTCTTGCAACTTGAGCCAATGGCGATAGGCCTTGAGCCGGAAATCGAGGAGGAATTCAGGCTCATTCTTCTTAGAAGAAATCAGTCGCACCACCTCCTCACTAAGACCTTTTGCGATCTTCTCGGTTTCAATGTCAGTAATAAAACCGTACTTGTACGGCTGACTAACAAGATCGCGTGTGGAGGTACTGGTCATGGACTTCAACCTGCCGTGGCGTGAATCGTTTCAGTGCTGATGGTCTGGTCTTCACCGCGGAAAGGATTGTCCTCGGTGAGAAACAACATGCAATGGCAATCATTGCGCTCTCGCATTGGCACGCAAGGACAGTTCCAAAAGGCCTGAGACACTTCAGCTTCCTTGTCTTCGTAGTGACGGCATGGGCACAGCGCACCACCCAAATCGTCTTTGTGCTTAGCAAGACC contains the following coding sequences:
- the sufD gene encoding Fe-S cluster assembly protein SufD, whose amino-acid sequence is MAMPEGWLTQLPAPAGTLEPVQRRGRLALSEQGFPSRKQESWRLTDLTRLEALFQLSIADQKSDRSSADSLPRVPEQALRLVIDGSLDPLQGVTLPAGISQLEGAELQQALGHTLSRCRCASDWPVELNHGVSQQILALRIRGNVPPVELVMLAANAMLVPTRVLLLIEEKAELELLQVVSAQGQAAHSHLLEIHLGQESKVNHGLLALGEGQESLLANLAVEQESRSHYSLVSVSQGWSFGRLEPRVVQVDGQASTSIHGLSVTAADEQFAVHTAMRFEGPEGTLDQVQKTIAADRSHSIFNGAIQVPRPAQRTNASQLSRNLLLSGRARVDAKPELEIVADDVRCTHGATVSQLQEDQLFYLRSRGITQSSAAALLLRGYCKEVLDRLPLEGSQRWLGDSLQVGGMTS
- a CDS encoding DUF1543 domain-containing protein, with product MEQSTLFLVVLGGRTDRSLIELHDVRFVVGRCIEDTYPELRRQWFGRRRGLHLDSYMAVHCIDGWRVTLEREPPSEKQRLWFVNLGGYQPDSLAELHHIGLVVAPSLQAAKSAAKKRWLLDALEQHKDDLSSVDDCLAIEQLSLTESNSVYVHLHRQLDGESQHQVPDWFGYRPI
- the sufB gene encoding Fe-S cluster assembly protein SufB — its product is MTSTSTRDLVSQPYKYGFITDIETEKIAKGLSEEVVRLISSKKNEPEFLLDFRLKAYRHWLKLQEPDWAALGYKAIDYQDIVYYAAPKQQEKKQSLDEVDPKLLETFEKLGIPLSEQKRLSNVAVDAVFDSVSIATTYKEKLAEHGVVFCSFTEAVAEHPELIEKYLGSVVPSNDNYFAALNSAVFSDGSFVFIPKGVECPMELSTYFRINSGDTGQFERTLIVAEEGASVSYLEGCTAPMFDTNQLHAAVVELVVLDDASIKYSTVQNWYAGDENGVGGIYNFVTKRGHCRGARSRISWTQVETGSAITWKYPSCVLQGADSVGEFYSVALTNNRQQADTGTKMVHVGPRTRSTIVSKGISAGHSSNSYRGLVQVGPNAKGARNYSQCDSMLIGDQAAANTYPYIRSQQPQAAIEHEASTCRMSEDQLFYLQSRGIGFEEAVSMMVSGFCRDVFNQLPMEFAAEADKLLALKLEGSVG
- a CDS encoding ferredoxin-thioredoxin reductase catalytic domain-containing protein, whose amino-acid sequence is MSDASAGSTEPTAESLEVIRKFAETYAQRTGTYFCSDPGVTAVVLKGLAKHKDDLGGALCPCRHYEDKEAEVSQAFWNCPCVPMRERNDCHCMLFLTEDNPFRGEDQTISTETIHATAG
- the sufC gene encoding Fe-S cluster assembly ATPase SufC, giving the protein MIRPDAELLLEINDLHASVEDKPILNGVNLQVKAGEIHAVMGRNGSGKSTLSKVLAGHPAYRVTSGSVRYLGRDLLELEPEERSRLGVFLGFQYPIEIPGVSNLEFLRVSTNARREKQGKEEFDTFDFDDHVRNRLQVVQMDPAFLERSVNEGFSGGEKKRNEILQMALLDPVVAILDETDSGLDIDALRIVAGGVNELASPDNCTLLITHYQRLLDEITPDYVHVMGAGRILRTGGSELALELEKIGYDWVDQQLAAEGVA
- a CDS encoding SufS family cysteine desulfurase, with the protein product MTTLPRNAAVTLAERVRADFPILDQVSSSGQPLIYLDHAATSQKPHVVLDAIQHYYACDNANVHRGAHQLSARATESFEAARATTAGLIGASSSKEIVFTRNATEAINLVARSWGDAQLKAGDEVLLTVMEHHSNLVPWQLLAERTGCVLRHVGVTPEGTLDLADLRDQLSEKTRLVSLVHISNTLGCCNPIEEIATLAHAVGAKVLVDACQSLAHKSIAVQSLGADFLVGSSHKLCGPTGMGFLWASEQTLMGMPPFLGGGEMIQEVFLDHSTWAELPHKFEAGTPAIGEAIGMGAAITYLQTLGLDAIQAWEAELTTHLFGRLQSIDGLSILGPTPEQQPDRGALATFVVEGVHANDIAAMLDLSGVCIRSGHHCCQPLHRLYGVTGSARASLSFCTTHAEIDRFADELVSVISFFREHG